The proteins below are encoded in one region of Ricinus communis isolate WT05 ecotype wild-type chromosome 6, ASM1957865v1, whole genome shotgun sequence:
- the LOC8288339 gene encoding 40S ribosomal protein S16, with amino-acid sequence MAAPVATTPSQTESVQCFGRKKTAVAVTHCKRGRGLIKINGCPIELVEPEILRFKAYEPILLLGRHRFAGVDMRIRVKGGGHTSQIYAIRQSIAKALVAYYQKYVDEQSKKEIKDILVRYDRTLLVADPRRCEPKKFGGRGARARFQKSYR; translated from the coding sequence ATGGCGGCACCAGTGGCAACAACACCATCACAGACCGAGTCAGTACAATGCTTCGGCCGCAAGAAAACCGCCGTAGCAGTGACACACTGCAAGCGTGGTCGCGGTCTAATCAAAATCAACGGGTGCCCAATTGAGCTAGTGGAGCCGGAAATCCTCCGATTCAAAGCCTATGAGCCGATACTCCTTCTCGGACGACACCGTTTTGCAGGAGTTGACATGCGTATTCGCGTTAAAGGCGGAGGTCACACCTCTCAGATCTATGCGATCCGTCAGAGTATCGCGAAAGCTCTCGTCGCGTATTATCAGAAGTACGTAGATGAACAGAGTAAGAAGgagataaaagatattttggtTAGGTACGACAGGACCTTGCTTGTGGCTGACCCCAGACGTTGTGAGCCTAAGAAGTTTGGTGGTCGTGGTGCACGTGCTAGGTTCCAGAAGAGTTACCGTTGA
- the LOC8288340 gene encoding caffeoyl-CoA O-methyltransferase, with product MASNNEEQQQNQAGRHQEVGHKSLLQSDALYQYILETSVYPNEPEPMKELRELTAKHPWNIMTTSADEGQFLNMLLKLINAKNTMEIGVYTGYSLLATALALPDDGKILAMDINRENYELGLPVIQKAGVAHKIEFREGPAMPVLDEMVADEKYHGSFDFIFVDADKDNYLNYHQRLVELVKVGGVIGYDNTLWNGSVVAPPDAPLRKYVRYYRDFVLELNKALPADPRIEICMLPVGDGITLCRRVK from the exons atggcttcCAACAATGAAGAACAGCAACAAAACCAAGCAGGCAGACACCAAGAAGTTGGCCACAAGAGTCTTTTGCAAAGTGATGCTCTTTACCAG TACATACTTGAGACAAGTGTGTACCCAAATGAGCCTGAACCAATGAAGGAGCTAAGAGAGCTAACTGCTAAGCATCCCTG GAATATCATGACTACATCAGCTGATGAGGGCCAATTCTTGAACATGCTATTGAAACTTATCAATGCTAAGAACACCATGGAGATTGGTGTCTACACTGGTTACTCTCTTCTGGCTACTGCTCTTGCTCTTCCTGATGATGGAAAG ATCTTGgccatggacataaacagagAGAATTATGAACTTGGTCTGCCTGTTATCCAAAAAGCTGGTGTTGCTCACAAGATTGAATTCAGAGAAGGCCCTGCTATGCCTGTTCTTGATGAAATGGTTGCAGAT GAGAAGTACCATGGATCCTTTGACTTCATATTTGTGGATGCCGACAAGGACAACTACCTGAACTATCACCAGAGATTGGTAGAATTGGTGAAAGTTGGAGGAGTGATAGGGTACGACAACACCCTATGGAATGGATCTGTGGTTGCACCACCCGATGCACCTTTGAGGAAATATGTTAGGTATTACAGAGACTTTGTTTTGGAACTTAACAAGGCACTTCCTGCTGACCCTAGGATTGAGATTTGTATGCTACCAGTTGGTGATGGAATCACTCTCTGCCGTCGGGTTAAGTGA
- the LOC8288342 gene encoding protein ANTAGONIST OF LIKE HETEROCHROMATIN PROTEIN 1, with amino-acid sequence MESKKLAALISSLISDLLLLLLLLFPSSNSFDSSSNHFNSNCYANFFPLIHHLLSSQETAASLSILNLSKKRKRTHFSEPDSESTHEDKSHGPFHRLSELARVVQNPDSFRTFFKMKASTFEWLSGLLEPLLDCRDPIGSPLSLSAELRLGVGLFRLATGSNYSEIADRFGVTESAARFCAKQLCRVLCTNFRFWVSFPSPVELQSVSNAFEKLIGLPNCCGVIDSARFNLVKKADDKLASNGKDQDDMIAAQIVVDSSSRILSIVAGFRGEKGNSRMLKSTTLYKDIEGGRVLNSSPEIVNGVAINRYLIGGGRYPLLPWLMVPFLDALPGSCEEKFNKANDLMRVSSLRAIASLKNWGVLSRPIQEEFKTAVALIGACSILHNALLMREDDSALLDMGGYSLYNQQCSQHFMDAEVEDISRIDGKASEIRNALATKVAVFHES; translated from the coding sequence ATGGAATCCAAGAAATTGGCTGCTTTGATTTCTTCTCTCATCTCTGATCTTCTGcttctcctcctcctcctcttccCTTCCTCCAATTCCTTTGATTCCAGTTCCAATCACTTCAATTCCAATTGCTATGCAAACTTTTTTCCTCTCATTCACCATCTTCTCTCCTCTCAAGAAACAGCTGCTTCCCTTTCAATTCTCAATCTttccaagaaaagaaagagaaccCATTTCTCAGAACCCGATTCTGAGTCGACCCATGAAGATAAAAGCCATGGACCTTTTCACCGACTCAGTGAGTTGGCACGAGTTGTTCAAAATCCTGACTCGTTCAGAACTTTCTTCAAAATGAAAGCTTCCACCTTCGAATGGCTTTCTGGTTTGCTTGAACCTTTACTAGATTGCCGTGACCCAATTGGGTCACCACTAAGTCTCTCTGCTGAGCTCAGGCTAGGTGTTGGTCTTTTCAGATTAGCTACTGGGTCAAATTACTCTGAAATTGCTGACCGATTTGGGGTTACTGAGTCAGCGGCTCGGTTTTGTGCTAAACAACTATGCCGCGTGCTATGTACAAATTTCCGTTTCTGGGTTTCATTTCCTTCTCCTGTTGAGCTACAATCTGTGTCAAATGCGTTTGAAAAGCTTATCGGATTGCCTAATTGCTGTGGTGTTATAGACTCTGCAAGATTCAATCTTGTTAAAAAAGCTGATGACAAACTAGCTTCCAATGGCAAGGATCAAGATGATATGATTGCTGCTCAAATTGTTGTTGATTCATCTTCAAGAATTCTGAGTATTGTGGCAGGTTTTCGTGGCGAAAAGGGTAACTCTAGGATGCTAAAATCAACGACTTTGTATAAAGATATTGAAGGAGGAAGGGTATTAAATTCAAGCCCAGAGATTGTCAATGGGGTGGCCATAAATCGGTACCTAATTGGAGGCGGAAGGTATCCTTTACTTCCTTGGTTAATGGTACCATTTCTTGATGCTTTGCCAGGATCATGTGAAGAGAAATTTAACAAGGCGAATGATTTAATGCGTGTTTCTTCACTTAGAGCAATTGCTAGTTTGAAGAATTGGGGTGTTTTGTCTAGACCAATTCAAGAAGAGTTTAAGACTGCTGTTGCTTTGATTGGAGCATGCTCAATTCTACATAATGCTTTACTAATGAGAGAGGATGATTCTGCATTGCTTGATATGGGAGGTTATTCTTTGTATAATCAACAATGTTCTCAGCATTTTATGGATGCTGAAGTAGAGGATATTAGTAGGATTGATGGGAAGGCTTCTGAAATAAGAAATGCATTGGCTACAAAAGTGGCAGTGTTTCATGAATCCTGA